A DNA window from Arachis duranensis cultivar V14167 chromosome 3, aradu.V14167.gnm2.J7QH, whole genome shotgun sequence contains the following coding sequences:
- the LOC107479242 gene encoding probable inositol transporter 2, translating into MEGGIPEADMSAFRECLALSWKNPYVLRLAFSAGIGGLLFGYDTGVISGALLYIRDDFKAVDRKTWLQEAIVSTALAGAIIGAAVGGWINDRFGRRIAIILADALFLTGAIIMAAATNPAILIVGRVFVGLGVGMASMASPLYISEASPTRVRGALVSLNSFLITGGQFLSYLINLAFTKAPGTWRWMLGVAAVPAIVQIILMFSLPESPRWLYRKGRYEEGQAILKKIYPPEDVEGEIQALKESVDLEIKESESSEKINMMKLLKTTAVRRGLYAGMGLQIFQQFVGINTVMYYSPTIVQLAGFASNRTALLLSLITSGLNAFGSILSIYFIDKTGRKKLALISLSGVVVALALLTVTFRESEIHSPMVSAIETSHFNTTCPDFTSAVDPGRWTCMTCLKASSPSCGFCAAPNDKLLPGACLISNDTSKDICGNDHRSWYTRGCPSKFGWAALIGLALYIIFFSPGMGTVPWVVNSEIYPLRYRGVCGGMASTTVWVSNLIVSQSFLSLTQAIGTAWTFMMFGIVAIVGIFFVIIFVPETKGVPMEEVEKMLEQRSVQFKFWEKRNSVSEKY; encoded by the exons ATGGAAGGAGGCATACCAGAAGCTGATATGTCTGCTTTCAGAGAATGTTTGGCACTTTCATGGAAGAATCCATATGTTCTTCGTCTTGCTTTCTCTGCTGGGATTGGTGGCCTTCTCTTTGGCTACGACACAg GAGTTATATCTGGGGCTCTTCTATATATCAGAGATGACTTCAAAGCGGTAGACAGAAAGACTTGGCTTCAG GAAGCCATAGTAAGTACGGCACTAGCTGGAGCTATCATAGGAGCTGCAGTTGGTGGATGGATCAATGATCGATTTGGAAGGAGAATAGCAATCATTCTTGCAGATGCACTCTTTCTGACAGGTGCAATCATCATGGCTGCAGCAACAAATCCTGCTATTCTCATTGTTGGTCGAGTTTTCGTTGGACTCGGCGTTGGCATGGCTTCGATGGCATCCCCATTGTACATCTCAGAAGCTTCTCCGACCAGAGTTCGCGGTGCTCTTGTTAGTCTCAACAGTTTTCTCATCACCGGGGGGCAATTCCTCTCGTACCTCATCAACTTGGCCTTCACTAAG GCACCAGGGACATGGAGGTGGATGTTAGGGGTAGCAGCAGTACCTGCAATAGTGCAGATCATACTAATGTTTTCGCTTCCAGAATCACCTCGTTGGCTGTACCGGAAG GGTAGGTATGAGGAAGGGCAGGCAATTCTTAAGAAAATCTACCCACCCGAGGACGTGGAAGGCGAAATCCAAGCTTTGAAGGAATCAGTTGACTTGGAGATCAAGGAATCCGAGTCGTCAGAGAAAATCAACATGATGAAACTCTTGAAAACCACAGCTGTAAGAAGAGGTTTATATGCAGGAATGGGCCTCCAAATCTTCCAGCAATTTGTTGGTATCAACACTGTGATGTACTACAGTCCCACCATTGTTCAGTTGGCTGGTTTTGCATCTAACAGAACAGCACTACTTCTGTCACTCATCACATCTGGCCTCAATGCATTTGGTTCAATTCTGAGCATATATTTCATTGATAAGACCGGTAGGAAGAAGCTTGCTCTCATCAGTTTGTCCGGCGTCGTGGTGGCTCTGGCTCTCCTAACTGTCACTTTCCGTGAGAGTGAGATTCACTCTCCAATGGTCAGTGCCATTGAAACATCTCATTTCAATACCACCTGCCCTGACTTCACATCAGCCGTAGACCCTGGTAGATGGACTTGTATGACATGCTTAAAGGCTTCATCACCATCTTGCGGCTTTTGCGCTGCTCCTAATGACAAG CTCTTACCTGGGGCATGTTTGATCTCCAATGACACATCAAAGGACATATGTGGCAATGATCACAGGTCATGGTACACAAGGGGATGCCCAAGCAAATTCGGTTGGGCAGCACTTATAGGCCTTGCACTCTACATCATATTCTTCTCACCAGGAATGGGAACTGTTCCATGGGTTGTGAACTCTGAGATCTACCCTTTAAGGTACAGAGGAGTCTGTGGAGGAATGGCATCCACAACAGTTTGGGTGTCAAATCTCATTGTTTCACAGTCATTTTTATCACTTACACAAGCTATTGGGACAGCATGGACATTCATGATGTTTGGGATTGTAGCTATTGTGGGCATTTTCTTTGTCATTATTTTTGTCCCAGAGACTAAAGGAGTTCCAATGGAGGAAGTAGAGAAGATGCTGGAACAAAGATCTGTGCAGTTCAAGTTTTGGGAAAAGAGGAATTCAGTATCTGAGAAATACTGA